Proteins encoded in a region of the Candidatus Methylomirabilota bacterium genome:
- a CDS encoding TolC family protein: MSAIRVAESRLACYLSAGGMTIAVLLLVVSVAAQPLPRIEGPLTVDQAVDLARARNLRLKAANADARVMDSMRREALAPFWPQLSANGYFNDQRMAPNVFTSVGNTMARNYQVFNADQTKDANFTAMYPLFSGGRDYYGYQAAARRAEAGEEMRRGTEVDVAMQARLDYIAALREGENLRVTGDLVRGIVERLRVSREAFEAGRVPRFYLLRDEAEHANAIQMEAMAQSRTEQALVALKTTLGVDLSSPITLTDRLEYAPVSVFVDEGIRQASEAHPEIKAVIKQREAAQAEVRSAYGNYFPQVGLSYMYDGQWLKNRNENSTTANGHSVGVVVTLPLFDGFLRENALKTAKAKLERAEHAEGLMRQQIARDVNQAALMLRAAQKSVEASEKGLTQAEEEFRVVKERFESGRGIQLEILDAQVSVTRARFNSVSSLAEFNSALAMWLRATGRVR, from the coding sequence ATGTCGGCCATTAGGGTCGCTGAGAGCCGTCTTGCTTGCTACCTTTCCGCCGGCGGGATGACGATCGCCGTGCTGCTGCTCGTCGTCTCCGTCGCCGCCCAGCCGCTGCCGCGGATCGAGGGCCCATTGACGGTCGACCAGGCGGTGGACCTCGCGCGAGCGAGGAATCTGCGGCTCAAGGCCGCGAACGCCGACGCGCGCGTGATGGATTCCATGCGCCGCGAAGCCCTGGCGCCCTTCTGGCCGCAACTCTCCGCCAACGGCTATTTCAATGACCAGCGGATGGCGCCGAACGTGTTCACCTCCGTCGGAAACACCATGGCCCGTAACTACCAGGTCTTCAATGCGGATCAGACCAAGGACGCCAACTTTACCGCCATGTACCCCCTCTTCTCCGGGGGCCGCGACTACTACGGGTACCAGGCGGCGGCCCGGCGAGCCGAGGCGGGAGAGGAGATGCGGCGGGGGACAGAGGTCGACGTGGCGATGCAGGCGCGGCTCGACTACATTGCCGCGCTCCGCGAAGGCGAGAATCTGCGCGTGACCGGCGATCTGGTGCGCGGCATCGTGGAACGCCTGCGGGTAAGCCGAGAAGCCTTCGAGGCCGGCCGCGTCCCACGCTTCTACCTACTGCGGGATGAGGCCGAGCACGCCAACGCCATCCAGATGGAAGCCATGGCGCAAAGTCGGACGGAGCAGGCGCTGGTCGCGCTCAAGACGACCCTTGGCGTGGACCTCTCCTCGCCGATCACGCTGACCGATCGGCTGGAGTACGCCCCAGTATCCGTGTTCGTCGACGAGGGGATCCGGCAGGCGAGCGAGGCCCACCCCGAGATCAAGGCTGTCATCAAACAGCGGGAGGCGGCGCAGGCCGAGGTGCGCTCCGCTTACGGCAACTATTTCCCGCAGGTGGGGCTGAGCTACATGTACGACGGCCAGTGGCTCAAGAACCGAAATGAAAACTCCACGACGGCGAACGGACATTCCGTCGGTGTCGTGGTGACGCTGCCGCTCTTCGACGGGTTTCTCCGCGAGAACGCGCTGAAGACGGCCAAGGCCAAGCTCGAGCGGGCCGAGCACGCCGAAGGGCTAATGCGCCAGCAGATCGCCCGAGACGTCAACCAGGCCGCCCTGATGCTGCGGGCGGCCCAGAAGAGCGTGGAGGCCAGCGAGAAGGGTCTCACGCAGGCGGAAGAGGAGTTCCGCGTCGTCAAGGAGCGTTTCGAGAGCGGGCGGGGGATACAGCTCGAGATCCTGGACGCGCAGGTGAGCGTCACCCGCGCACGGTTCAACTCGGTCTCGTCGCTCGCCGAGTTCAACAGCGCCCTGGCCATGTGGCTCAGGGCGACGGGCCGGGTCCGCTGA